A genomic region of Pseudoalteromonas piscicida contains the following coding sequences:
- the cysS gene encoding cysteine--tRNA ligase has product MLQIFNTLTRQKAPFKPLKEGKVDMYVCGITIYDFCHVGHARTYVSFDVMNRYLRYLGYDVTYVRNITDVDDKIIKRAAENNESINDLTVRMTKAMHEDFTALNMLPADIEPTVTGHMDEIIEMIARLIEKGHAYVAKDGDVLFDVSTFEQYGQLSQQDLEMLQAGARVEVAQDKDDPLDFVLWKKAKAGEPAWQSPWGEGRPGWHIECSAMSSKHLGEFFDIHGGGSDLQFPHHENEIAQSCCANNGRYVNTWIHTGMVQVNKEKMSKSLGNFFTVREVLKAFDRETVRYFLINGHYRSQLNYSQENLEQARSSLERIYTALRGVELVEIELKGNAYAERFETAMNDDFNTPEALPVIFELSKEVNRLKDSDAKAAGEHAFILVKLAEILGIAQQDPESFLQGEQDDDEVAQIEALIEKRRSARENKDWAAADEARDALTALGVVLEDSAGKTTWRKA; this is encoded by the coding sequence ATGTTGCAGATTTTCAACACACTCACTCGCCAAAAAGCCCCTTTTAAACCGCTCAAAGAAGGCAAGGTTGATATGTACGTGTGTGGTATCACTATCTATGATTTCTGTCATGTAGGACACGCACGCACTTATGTTTCATTTGACGTAATGAACCGTTATTTACGTTATTTAGGTTATGACGTCACATATGTGCGTAATATTACTGACGTGGATGACAAAATCATTAAACGCGCCGCGGAAAACAACGAGTCGATTAATGACCTAACGGTTCGCATGACTAAAGCCATGCATGAAGACTTTACCGCATTGAACATGTTACCTGCGGATATTGAGCCGACGGTAACAGGGCATATGGACGAAATCATCGAGATGATCGCGCGCTTGATTGAAAAAGGCCATGCTTACGTTGCGAAGGACGGGGATGTATTGTTTGATGTTTCAACGTTTGAGCAATATGGTCAGTTATCTCAGCAAGATTTAGAAATGCTACAAGCGGGTGCACGCGTTGAGGTAGCGCAAGACAAAGATGATCCGCTCGACTTTGTATTGTGGAAAAAAGCCAAAGCGGGTGAGCCTGCGTGGCAATCTCCGTGGGGCGAAGGTCGTCCAGGTTGGCACATTGAGTGTAGCGCAATGAGTTCAAAGCATTTGGGCGAATTTTTTGATATTCACGGTGGGGGGTCAGATCTGCAGTTCCCGCACCATGAAAACGAGATCGCTCAATCTTGCTGCGCAAATAACGGCCGTTATGTGAACACTTGGATCCACACCGGCATGGTACAAGTTAACAAAGAGAAAATGTCTAAGTCTCTTGGCAATTTCTTTACCGTACGTGAAGTGCTTAAAGCCTTTGATAGAGAAACAGTACGCTATTTCTTGATCAATGGTCATTATCGTAGCCAGCTAAACTATTCACAAGAAAACCTTGAACAAGCACGTTCGTCGCTTGAGCGTATTTACACTGCGCTACGTGGCGTTGAACTGGTGGAAATCGAGCTTAAAGGTAATGCTTACGCTGAACGTTTTGAGACAGCAATGAACGACGACTTCAACACGCCGGAAGCACTGCCAGTGATTTTTGAATTATCAAAAGAAGTGAATCGCTTAAAAGATAGTGACGCAAAAGCTGCTGGTGAGCACGCGTTTATTCTTGTGAAACTGGCGGAAATCTTGGGTATTGCGCAGCAAGACCCTGAATCTTTCTTACAGGGCGAACAAGACGACGACGAAGTGGCGCAAATCGAAGCATTGATTGAAAAGCGCCGCAGCGCTCGTGAAAATAAAGATTGGGCTGCAGCGGATGAAGCGCGTGATGCGCTAACTGCCTTAGGCGTTGTGTTAGAAGATAGCGCGGGCAAAACAACTTGGCGTAAAGCTTAA
- a CDS encoding peptidylprolyl isomerase yields the protein MVVLETNHGEIRINLFADKAPETVANFLNYVNSEFYNGTIFHRVIDGFMVQGGGFASGMEQKPVEAPIKNEANNGVANKVGTLAMARTPDPHSATAQFFINVNDNDFLNFSSETSQGWGYCVFGEVVEGMDVVNKIKGVATGSSGFHQDVPLEDVIIEKAYVAE from the coding sequence ATGGTTGTTTTAGAAACAAATCACGGCGAAATCCGTATTAATCTTTTCGCTGACAAAGCGCCTGAAACGGTAGCTAACTTCCTAAACTACGTAAACAGCGAGTTTTATAACGGTACTATTTTCCACCGTGTAATCGACGGCTTTATGGTTCAAGGTGGCGGATTCGCATCGGGTATGGAACAAAAACCAGTTGAAGCACCGATCAAAAACGAAGCAAACAACGGTGTTGCAAACAAAGTGGGTACCCTAGCAATGGCACGTACGCCAGATCCACACTCTGCAACTGCACAATTTTTTATCAATGTTAACGACAACGACTTCCTTAACTTCTCAAGCGAAACATCGCAAGGTTGGGGTTACTGTGTATTCGGTGAAGTTGTTGAAGGCATGGACGTAGTAAATAAGATTAAAGGTGTTGCTACTGGTTCTTCTGGTTTCCACCAAGACGTACCGCTTGAAGATGTGATCATCGAAAAAGCATACGTTGCTGAGTAA
- a CDS encoding UDP-2,3-diacylglucosamine diphosphatase has protein sequence MGKTYFIADLHLTEHRTDITDAFFAFLDHHMTADVDALYILGDFFEVWIGDDEKDPYALHIAQKLRSLSHLGIQVFFIHGNRDFLIKQAFADECQMTLLPEQAVIDLYGTPTVILHGDEMCTQDEAYQKFRRKSRGWWWPRLMLAMPLWYRRRVAANARRKSIENQKGKPLEILDVTEEAVAHMFAKHGVDNMIHGHTHRPKVHTYQGGKVRTVLGDWYSQSSYIVVDESGKQQLLCHPFE, from the coding sequence ATGGGTAAAACCTATTTTATCGCCGACTTGCATTTAACCGAGCACCGCACTGATATCACCGACGCATTTTTCGCTTTTCTCGACCATCATATGACCGCCGATGTCGACGCTTTATATATTCTGGGTGACTTTTTTGAAGTGTGGATTGGAGACGATGAAAAAGACCCTTATGCCCTCCATATTGCACAAAAACTGCGAAGCTTGAGTCACCTTGGCATTCAAGTCTTTTTTATTCACGGTAACCGTGATTTTTTAATCAAACAGGCCTTTGCTGACGAATGCCAAATGACTTTGCTACCTGAACAAGCGGTGATAGATCTATACGGCACACCGACGGTGATTTTGCACGGCGACGAAATGTGTACACAAGACGAAGCCTATCAAAAGTTTCGCAGGAAAAGCCGCGGTTGGTGGTGGCCAAGACTAATGCTTGCTATGCCACTTTGGTATCGTCGCAGAGTCGCTGCAAATGCAAGACGTAAGAGCATTGAAAACCAAAAAGGCAAGCCCCTCGAGATTCTAGATGTCACCGAAGAAGCCGTGGCACACATGTTTGCAAAACATGGCGTAGACAATATGATCCACGGCCATACCCACAGACCAAAAGTGCACACCTACCAAGGTGGTAAGGTACGCACTGTACTTGGCGATTGGTATTCACAAAGCTCATATATCGTCGTTGACGAAAGTGGTAAACAGCAGCTCCTTTGCCATCCTTTTGAATAA
- the miaE gene encoding tRNA isopentenyl-2-thiomethyl-A-37 hydroxylase MiaE has protein sequence MLEKYIDLLTPINQFLGCETPQAWIEKAKQSEHLPLLLIDHMHCELKAAQSAAFLIRKYAIDDASAKTLLSWLQPYEDFIYRSVGDGEFSGSKNELIGELTARPEYAYNQDILSKMVRLIKEELHHFEQVLEIIKARDIPVEYVQASRYASGMIKHIRTYEPAALVDKLIIGAYIEARSCERFAKLAPHLDQEIAKFYVSLLRSEARHYQDYIDLAHQVANATDPKRCDVAGRIQLFQQVENELISSPDLDFKFHSGTPI, from the coding sequence ATGTTAGAAAAGTACATAGATTTACTTACGCCTATTAATCAGTTTTTGGGCTGTGAAACCCCGCAAGCTTGGATTGAAAAAGCAAAGCAAAGCGAGCACTTACCATTGTTGCTTATCGATCATATGCATTGTGAGTTAAAAGCGGCACAAAGCGCGGCCTTCTTAATTCGTAAATATGCAATAGATGATGCGTCTGCAAAAACCTTGTTAAGTTGGTTGCAACCTTACGAAGATTTTATTTATCGCAGTGTTGGTGATGGCGAGTTTTCAGGCAGTAAAAATGAATTGATTGGTGAGCTAACTGCACGACCTGAATATGCTTACAATCAAGATATTTTGAGTAAGATGGTGAGGCTTATCAAAGAAGAGCTACATCACTTTGAACAGGTACTAGAGATCATAAAGGCACGTGATATTCCCGTCGAGTACGTACAAGCATCTCGCTATGCGTCTGGAATGATTAAACACATTCGCACTTATGAACCCGCAGCCCTGGTTGATAAACTAATCATTGGTGCTTACATTGAGGCTCGTTCATGTGAACGTTTCGCCAAACTTGCGCCACACTTAGATCAAGAAATTGCTAAGTTTTATGTGTCGCTATTGCGCTCAGAAGCCAGACATTACCAAGACTATATTGATTTAGCGCATCAAGTTGCCAACGCAACCGATCCTAAGCGCTGTGACGTAGCTGGGCGCATTCAACTATTTCAGCAAGTGGAAAACGAGCTTATCAGCTCACCGGACCTTGATTTCAAGTTCCACTCAGGTACGCCTATTTAA
- a CDS encoding Yip1 family protein has translation MIFNHLWGLYAHPHEEWQTIDNRHESMLYSLSHIALVALIPSIMGYYSSVYLGWSVGTGDAVYLTHESAILIGVAMYCALIAGVFILAYLAHWMAITFGSTPTYTQTLELSAYTATPMFMSAFAAFYPELWFVVSVGMVALAYSVYLLYTGVPILMHIPEERGFIYASSVVTCGLVLLVIILAATAILWTNGIISPTFT, from the coding sequence ATGATCTTTAATCATCTATGGGGCTTATATGCTCACCCGCACGAAGAGTGGCAAACAATTGATAACCGTCACGAAAGCATGCTTTACAGTTTGTCACATATTGCACTTGTTGCGCTGATCCCAAGCATTATGGGGTATTATTCTTCGGTCTACTTAGGCTGGAGTGTTGGTACTGGGGATGCTGTCTATTTAACTCATGAGTCAGCAATATTAATTGGTGTTGCAATGTACTGCGCATTAATTGCAGGCGTCTTTATTCTGGCGTATCTCGCCCACTGGATGGCCATCACTTTTGGCTCAACACCGACCTATACACAGACTCTTGAACTATCTGCTTACACGGCAACGCCAATGTTTATGTCGGCTTTTGCGGCATTTTATCCCGAACTTTGGTTTGTCGTATCGGTTGGGATGGTTGCACTCGCGTACTCCGTTTACCTGCTTTATACAGGCGTACCTATTCTTATGCATATTCCTGAAGAGCGCGGGTTTATTTATGCCAGCTCGGTTGTAACTTGTGGCCTGGTGCTATTAGTCATCATTCTTGCTGCAACCGCAATCTTGTGGACTAATGGCATAATTAGCCCTACGTTTACGTAG
- a CDS encoding 4a-hydroxytetrahydrobiopterin dehydratase translates to MSDLSAQKCEACRADAPKVSDEELAVLIKQIPDWVPEVRDGIMQLERVYKFKNFKQAIAFTNKVGDMAEEEGHHPGLLTEWGKVTVTWWSHSIKGLHKNDFICAAKTDEVFAE, encoded by the coding sequence ATGTCTGATTTAAGTGCACAAAAATGTGAAGCGTGTCGTGCGGATGCGCCTAAAGTATCAGATGAAGAACTAGCGGTTCTAATCAAACAGATCCCTGATTGGGTACCTGAAGTACGTGATGGTATTATGCAACTTGAGCGTGTATACAAGTTTAAAAACTTTAAACAAGCAATTGCGTTCACAAACAAGGTGGGCGATATGGCTGAAGAAGAAGGCCATCACCCAGGTCTGCTTACCGAATGGGGTAAAGTGACGGTAACGTGGTGGAGCCATTCTATTAAAGGTCTTCATAAAAACGATTTTATCTGTGCCGCTAAAACCGACGAAGTATTCGCAGAGTAG
- the phhA gene encoding phenylalanine 4-monooxygenase — translation MAKASKYVSKQPDENGVIAWTDEENQIWSELVARQLACIEGKACDEYLAGLEKINLPKDRIPQLSELNEALAKETGWQVAPVPALIDFDEFFRLLANKQFPVATFIRSREEFDYLQEPDIFHEIFGHCAMLTNPAFAEFTHKYGQLGYAAEKKDRVYLARLYWFTVEFGLMQTEQGLRIYGGGVLSSPGETQYVYSDKPEINPLKVLDVLRTPYRIDIMQPVYYTINSINDLFEISKMDIMSQVEQAKELGLFEPKFPPKEKLAS, via the coding sequence ATGGCTAAAGCAAGTAAATATGTATCTAAGCAGCCAGATGAAAATGGCGTTATTGCTTGGACAGATGAAGAGAATCAAATTTGGTCAGAGTTAGTTGCACGTCAGCTAGCGTGTATCGAAGGCAAAGCCTGTGATGAATATTTGGCAGGTCTTGAGAAAATTAATTTACCAAAAGACCGTATTCCACAACTAAGTGAGTTAAACGAAGCACTAGCGAAAGAAACGGGTTGGCAGGTAGCGCCAGTACCGGCACTGATTGATTTTGATGAGTTCTTTCGATTACTTGCCAACAAACAGTTTCCTGTAGCGACCTTTATTCGCTCAAGAGAAGAGTTTGATTACCTGCAAGAACCAGATATCTTCCATGAGATTTTTGGTCATTGTGCAATGCTAACGAATCCAGCATTCGCCGAGTTTACACACAAGTATGGTCAACTGGGCTATGCCGCTGAGAAGAAAGATCGCGTATACCTTGCACGCTTATACTGGTTTACCGTTGAATTCGGTTTGATGCAAACCGAGCAAGGTCTGCGTATCTACGGTGGCGGTGTGCTATCAAGCCCAGGTGAGACTCAATATGTTTACTCTGACAAACCAGAAATTAATCCGCTTAAAGTGTTAGATGTGTTACGTACACCTTATCGCATCGACATTATGCAACCTGTTTACTATACAATTAACTCAATCAACGACTTATTTGAGATCTCTAAAATGGATATCATGTCGCAGGTTGAACAAGCAAAAGAGCTAGGGTTATTTGAACCTAAGTTTCCGCCAAAAGAAAAACTAGCAAGTTAA
- a CDS encoding trans-sulfuration enzyme family protein encodes MKKLRDDSQCIHGPNHFDDPHGALTAPLYQTSTFHFKDAAQGAARFAGEEPGYIYTRLGNPTTRELEEKVARLEGMEDAAATATGMGAVSASVLSFLQQGDHMIASSALYGCSFAIFAHMLPKFGIEVSFVDLTDEQALRDAVQENTKLLFAETPINPNMTVLDLKMLGEIAKQHELLFVVDNTFMTPLLQKPVNYGADLIVHSATKYLNGHGDVVAGLVCGSKEHIELIKLTVLKDIGATISPHDAWLINRGLKTLALRVQRHCQSAQTVAEFLEAHPKVNKVYYPGLPSHPGYQFLGEQMKGAGGVIAFEINGSLEQGEQFINATELCTLAVSLGDPETLIQHPASMTHSPYTQEERLAAGISDGLIRISVGLEDVEDIIDDLKQAFDKI; translated from the coding sequence ATGAAAAAATTAAGAGATGACAGTCAGTGTATTCACGGACCCAATCATTTTGACGACCCACATGGGGCGTTAACCGCTCCTTTGTATCAAACCTCAACATTCCACTTTAAAGACGCAGCGCAAGGAGCCGCACGGTTCGCTGGTGAAGAGCCCGGTTATATCTATACTCGCTTAGGCAACCCTACGACGCGAGAGCTAGAAGAAAAAGTAGCCCGACTTGAGGGAATGGAAGATGCTGCGGCGACCGCCACAGGTATGGGTGCCGTGTCTGCATCGGTGCTGAGCTTTTTGCAGCAAGGCGATCATATGATTGCATCAAGCGCATTGTATGGCTGTAGCTTCGCAATATTTGCGCATATGTTGCCTAAATTCGGTATTGAGGTGTCATTTGTTGACTTAACCGATGAGCAAGCGTTACGTGATGCGGTACAGGAAAATACAAAACTATTGTTTGCAGAAACGCCGATCAACCCTAACATGACGGTATTAGACCTGAAAATGTTAGGGGAAATTGCTAAACAGCACGAGCTCCTATTTGTCGTTGACAATACTTTCATGACACCGCTTTTACAAAAGCCTGTGAATTATGGTGCTGATCTTATTGTGCATAGCGCAACCAAGTACCTAAATGGTCATGGGGATGTGGTAGCAGGGCTCGTGTGCGGTTCAAAAGAACACATAGAACTTATCAAATTAACTGTGTTAAAAGACATTGGCGCTACAATCAGTCCTCACGATGCTTGGTTAATCAATCGAGGGTTGAAAACCTTAGCTTTACGTGTACAACGCCACTGTCAAAGCGCACAAACGGTAGCAGAGTTCCTAGAAGCGCACCCTAAAGTGAATAAAGTCTACTACCCAGGTTTACCTTCGCACCCGGGCTACCAATTTCTTGGCGAACAAATGAAAGGTGCTGGTGGAGTAATTGCTTTTGAAATCAACGGCTCGCTAGAGCAGGGTGAACAATTTATCAATGCGACTGAGCTGTGTACGTTAGCGGTAAGTCTAGGTGACCCAGAAACGCTCATTCAACATCCGGCATCAATGACACACTCTCCTTATACACAAGAGGAAAGGTTAGCTGCGGGAATTTCCGATGGACTAATTCGGATTTCAGTGGGGCTTGAAGACGTAGAAGACATTATTGACGATCTTAAGCAGGCGTTTGATAAAATATAG
- a CDS encoding TIGR01620 family protein, with translation MTDQTKSYQGSGRRLNIDTESQDESQHLGGEGKVLGNELVVSESLDTVPEPELPKIERIYESPWRFGFKQCFLFALLVLIIVEAALTLIESYEQNILLFSLYTTVLSLGLLALFKFLFSEVIALSRLKQHQQIKHDAQRLLQSDQIGEARAWLVPLLKAHPEQKVAAFEEALQPHHTDKEVITLYEKTLLRGQDAEAKKLIQEHATTSALLVALSPLALVDMLAVLWRGVVLVEKISKHYGIRLAYRSRITLYKMLLKQMVFVGASELVSDLAATSVGAELLGKLSTRSAQGLSAGIFTARLGYKAMELCRPLPRLEHKQSLLKSAISSVVDVLLRRSKKD, from the coding sequence ATGACAGATCAGACAAAATCTTACCAAGGTTCGGGTAGACGCTTAAATATCGACACTGAAAGCCAAGATGAGTCTCAACATTTGGGTGGTGAAGGCAAAGTTCTCGGCAATGAGCTGGTTGTGAGTGAGAGCCTTGATACTGTGCCTGAACCCGAGCTACCGAAAATTGAACGTATTTACGAATCGCCTTGGCGATTCGGCTTTAAACAGTGCTTTTTGTTCGCGCTATTAGTACTTATTATTGTGGAAGCAGCACTGACCTTGATAGAAAGCTATGAGCAAAATATTCTGCTGTTTAGTTTATACACCACCGTGTTGTCCCTTGGTTTACTTGCGCTATTTAAGTTCTTATTTTCAGAAGTCATCGCACTTAGCAGACTTAAACAACATCAGCAAATTAAGCATGATGCCCAGCGCTTATTACAGAGTGACCAAATTGGCGAGGCACGAGCCTGGCTTGTACCACTATTAAAAGCGCATCCAGAACAAAAGGTTGCCGCATTTGAAGAGGCGTTACAGCCTCACCATACAGACAAAGAAGTCATCACTTTATATGAAAAAACTTTGCTCCGAGGCCAAGATGCTGAAGCTAAGAAGCTAATTCAAGAGCATGCGACAACATCGGCGCTCTTAGTTGCTTTAAGTCCACTTGCACTTGTGGATATGCTGGCGGTGCTTTGGCGCGGAGTCGTGCTGGTGGAAAAGATCAGCAAACATTATGGTATTCGATTAGCGTATCGCAGCCGCATCACGTTGTACAAAATGTTGTTGAAGCAAATGGTGTTTGTTGGCGCAAGTGAACTGGTAAGCGACCTTGCTGCTACCAGTGTGGGGGCTGAATTACTTGGCAAGCTTTCTACCCGTTCAGCACAGGGCTTGAGTGCTGGGATATTCACAGCTCGTTTGGGCTATAAGGCGATGGAACTTTGTCGACCATTACCACGCTTGGAGCACAAACAAAGCCTTTTGAAAAGTGCGATTAGCTCAGTCGTTGATGTGCTACTAAGACGTAGCAAAAAAGATTAA
- a CDS encoding YcjX family GTP-binding protein, producing MTTSRFRTSSSLDKLKQQAKKTLHRSFDKHIKLAVTGFSGSGKTAFITALIKHLTTQTSTDNLPFLDVVSEGRLVACRPEPQKALAVPTFDYQQAITCLLEEPPTWPASTKRINTLTLAFRYHSERGLKQHLAQTHTLYLELYDYPGEWLMDLPLLKMTFPEWCEQQFALLNKPKYQPFAQTFLQLLEQFDGTEAVDESKLKMLAQSYHALLAQLQRDTRLSNLQPGRALIPGDLEGAPILLFFPVQVHPNDITQHSQYQQLVERFEAYKKQVVAPFYKDYFCQFDRQVVLVDLLGSLSDGYDTLKEQEVALKQILAMFSHGKSGFLSRLFNPKIDKVLFAANKCDGVLNEQQTNLTRLLNEMLVDSANELRFNGVTVDTMSLSSVRSVESRAVKEGTQYLQCIYGKPVGEQQFINYVPPTPPDHVPKAQAWPQNGFEFLAFEPLPARQGNLLHIRLDHALQFLIGDKLR from the coding sequence ATGACTACGTCACGCTTTCGAACCTCATCTTCCCTAGATAAGTTAAAACAACAAGCCAAAAAAACGCTCCACCGCTCTTTTGATAAGCATATCAAGCTTGCCGTAACCGGGTTTAGTGGCAGCGGAAAAACCGCATTTATCACGGCGCTTATCAAGCACCTGACTACCCAAACGAGCACCGACAACTTACCGTTTTTAGATGTCGTGAGTGAAGGTCGTCTTGTTGCGTGTCGTCCTGAGCCGCAGAAGGCACTGGCGGTACCAACTTTTGACTATCAGCAAGCGATAACTTGTTTGTTGGAAGAGCCGCCAACATGGCCTGCGTCAACCAAACGTATCAACACCTTAACACTGGCGTTTAGGTATCATAGTGAACGCGGACTCAAACAGCACTTAGCGCAAACCCATACACTATACCTTGAACTATATGATTACCCAGGTGAATGGTTAATGGACTTGCCGCTACTTAAAATGACTTTTCCCGAGTGGTGTGAGCAGCAATTTGCATTATTAAATAAGCCTAAATATCAGCCATTTGCACAAACGTTTTTACAGCTCCTCGAACAGTTTGATGGGACGGAAGCGGTGGATGAAAGTAAGCTAAAAATGCTTGCACAAAGTTACCATGCGCTTTTGGCGCAGCTGCAGCGGGACACGCGTTTATCTAACTTGCAACCTGGCCGAGCGTTGATCCCGGGCGACCTTGAGGGAGCGCCAATATTGCTGTTTTTCCCGGTACAAGTTCACCCAAACGACATTACCCAGCATTCACAATATCAACAGCTTGTGGAGCGTTTTGAAGCCTACAAAAAGCAAGTCGTCGCACCTTTTTACAAAGATTACTTTTGCCAGTTTGACCGCCAAGTCGTGTTAGTTGATCTGTTGGGCAGCTTAAGTGATGGTTATGACACACTGAAAGAGCAAGAAGTTGCGTTAAAGCAGATCCTCGCCATGTTTTCTCACGGTAAAAGTGGCTTTTTGTCTCGTTTATTTAACCCAAAAATAGATAAGGTGCTATTTGCCGCCAACAAATGTGATGGTGTCTTGAACGAGCAGCAGACCAATTTGACAAGGTTGTTAAATGAAATGCTGGTGGACAGCGCCAATGAGCTTCGCTTTAACGGGGTAACAGTGGACACGATGTCTCTTTCTTCGGTGAGAAGTGTTGAGTCAAGGGCGGTGAAAGAGGGGACGCAATATCTGCAATGTATTTACGGCAAGCCAGTCGGCGAGCAGCAGTTTATTAATTATGTGCCACCAACCCCGCCTGATCACGTCCCAAAAGCGCAGGCTTGGCCTCAAAATGGGTTTGAGTTTTTAGCGTTTGAACCGCTACCTGCGAGGCAAGGAAACTTATTGCATATCAGGCTTGATCATGCTTTGCAGTTCTTAATTGGAGATAAATTAAGATGA
- the pspC gene encoding envelope stress response membrane protein PspC, whose product MSRLKRELYRDPSRGKVAGVCAGLSDYFNMELWLVRILFITAVLLSGGPLFIVVYVACWFILDKREVTPNRSPDAKDEDKVSVKFKVWQKGEPPRQALYDLKDRLSRLDGRIQNMERYVTSPEFTVSREIDKL is encoded by the coding sequence ATGAGTAGACTAAAGCGAGAGCTATATCGTGACCCAAGTCGCGGCAAGGTAGCCGGAGTATGCGCAGGTCTTAGCGATTACTTCAACATGGAGTTATGGCTGGTTAGGATTTTATTCATCACAGCCGTGCTATTATCTGGTGGTCCACTATTTATCGTCGTGTATGTGGCTTGCTGGTTTATTTTAGATAAACGTGAAGTGACACCAAACCGTTCGCCTGATGCGAAAGATGAGGATAAAGTATCGGTGAAGTTTAAGGTGTGGCAAAAAGGCGAGCCGCCAAGACAGGCACTTTATGACCTAAAAGACAGATTATCACGACTTGATGGTCGCATTCAGAACATGGAACGCTACGTAACTTCCCCTGAATTTACGGTTAGCAGAGAAATTGACAAGCTATAA
- the pspB gene encoding envelope stress response membrane protein PspB, which yields MFDAEVLMAPLIIFMVIVAPLWLILHYRSKKQVSQGLSEHEHRQLIELASKAEKMADRVETLEALLDQESPQWRRKL from the coding sequence ATGTTTGACGCAGAAGTTTTGATGGCTCCGTTGATTATTTTTATGGTCATCGTGGCACCACTTTGGTTAATTTTGCACTACCGTAGCAAAAAGCAGGTAAGCCAAGGGTTAAGTGAACACGAGCATCGTCAGCTTATCGAATTAGCCAGCAAGGCAGAAAAAATGGCAGATCGTGTTGAAACGTTAGAAGCTTTACTTGATCAAGAGTCACCACAATGGAGACGCAAGTTATGA
- the pspA gene encoding phage shock protein PspA, whose amino-acid sequence MGIFSRFADIVNSNINAILDKAEDPEKMVRLIIQEMEDTLVEVRSTSAKTLAEKKELTRRLDQLKAQVDDWQTKAELALSKEREDLARAALLEKQKSAEDVAALEKELEHVDTHIEKLQQEVSTLQDKLADAKARQKAIVLRQRSAESRLEVKKALDSSKVDDALNRFERYESKIDGLESQIESYDLGKKSLADEIADLQKNEKIDDELEQLKKKMAEK is encoded by the coding sequence ATGGGAATTTTTTCTCGTTTTGCAGACATAGTGAATTCTAATATCAATGCTATTTTGGATAAAGCCGAAGATCCAGAAAAAATGGTTCGCCTAATTATCCAAGAAATGGAAGATACACTAGTCGAAGTAAGATCGACCTCAGCAAAAACACTCGCTGAGAAAAAGGAGTTAACACGTCGTCTAGATCAGCTAAAAGCACAGGTAGATGATTGGCAAACCAAAGCAGAGCTTGCACTAAGTAAAGAACGTGAAGATTTAGCACGTGCTGCTTTACTTGAAAAGCAAAAGTCTGCGGAGGATGTTGCAGCCCTTGAAAAAGAGCTAGAGCATGTAGACACGCATATTGAAAAGCTGCAGCAAGAAGTCAGTACATTACAAGATAAATTGGCCGACGCAAAAGCGCGCCAAAAAGCGATTGTTCTGCGCCAGCGTTCAGCTGAATCTCGTTTAGAGGTGAAAAAGGCACTCGACAGCAGTAAAGTAGATGATGCACTAAATCGCTTTGAGCGTTATGAGAGCAAAATCGATGGCTTAGAGTCACAAATCGAATCTTACGATCTAGGTAAGAAATCTTTAGCGGATGAAATTGCTGATCTGCAAAAGAACGAAAAGATTGATGACGAGCTTGAACAGCTGAAAAAGAAAATGGCTGAAAAGTGA